The following are from one region of the Streptococcus sp. 1643 genome:
- a CDS encoding amino acid ABC transporter ATP-binding protein — translation MIKISNLSKSFSGQTVLNHLNLDIQKGEVVALIGSSGAGKSTFLRSLNYLETPDSGTIQIDNFKVDFSQISQEEILTLRRKLSMVFQQFNLFERRTALDNVKEGLIVVKKLSDEEATKIAKEELAKVGLSDRENHYPRHLSGGQKQRVALARALAMKPDVLLLDEPTSALDPELVGEVEKSIADAAKSGQTMILVSHDMSFVAQVADKVLFLDKGKIIESGTPDEIINHPKEERTKEFFASYKRTYI, via the coding sequence ATGATTAAGATTTCGAATTTAAGCAAATCCTTTTCAGGACAGACAGTCTTGAATCATCTGAACTTGGATATTCAAAAAGGTGAGGTAGTGGCTTTGATTGGTTCATCTGGAGCTGGGAAATCAACCTTTCTTCGTAGTTTGAATTACCTTGAAACTCCAGATAGTGGAACGATTCAGATTGACAATTTTAAAGTTGATTTTTCTCAGATTAGCCAAGAAGAGATCCTAACCCTTCGTCGCAAGTTATCTATGGTTTTCCAACAGTTTAATTTGTTTGAACGCCGAACTGCTCTTGACAATGTCAAGGAAGGTTTGATTGTCGTTAAAAAATTATCGGACGAGGAAGCAACAAAAATCGCTAAGGAAGAGTTGGCCAAGGTTGGTCTTTCTGATCGTGAAAACCATTATCCTCGCCATTTATCAGGTGGACAAAAGCAACGGGTTGCCCTCGCGCGTGCGCTTGCTATGAAACCAGATGTTTTGCTCTTGGACGAACCCACTTCAGCCCTCGACCCAGAGTTGGTCGGAGAAGTAGAAAAGTCTATTGCAGATGCTGCCAAGTCAGGTCAGACCATGATTTTGGTCAGTCACGATATGTCTTTTGTAGCCCAAGTGGCAGACAAGGTTTTATTCCTAGATAAAGGGAAAATCATCGAGTCTGGCACACCGGATGAAATCATCAATCATCCGAAAGAAGAACGGACAAAA